The following are encoded in a window of Mycobacteroides chelonae CCUG 47445 genomic DNA:
- a CDS encoding ABC transporter ATP-binding protein: MRALLRRYVRPYRSLVAVVVMLQIISTLAALYLPTVNAAIIDDGVAQGDTRTIMRLGMVMLAVTLVQIACSIGAVYFGSRTGMGFGRDMRSALFHHITGFSAEESSRFGASTLLTRTTNDVQQLQVLVQITCTMLVTAPIMCIGGIAMAIHQDAGLSWLLIVSMPALGLVNWYIVRSMLPIFRRMQRLIDGINRVMREQLSGIRVIRAFTRETLERKRFGAAVAEVSEAALAAGRWQALMLPTTSLVINTSSVALIWFGGLRIDQGQMQVGSLLAFLSYFLQILMSMMMLTMLAVMVPRASACAERITEVFETVGSITAPPDPLSADASDPTVEFTDAGFRYPGAERAVLEGVSFTAQPGTVTAVVGATGCGKSTLLSLIPRLHDVTAGSVRVGGNDVRRYDPENLWTLMGLVPQRGYLFSGTVESNLRYGKSDATENEMWEALQVAQAADFVQAHPAGLHMPVSQGGINFSGGQRQRIAIARAVIRRPGIYLFDDAFSALDVRTDARLREALRAVAALSTVIVVAQRISTVIDADQIVVLDNGRVAAVGTHAELVDCCGMYREICDSQAVSLV; the protein is encoded by the coding sequence TTGCGGGCCCTCCTGCGACGTTATGTCCGTCCCTACCGCAGTCTGGTCGCGGTGGTCGTCATGCTGCAGATCATCAGCACCCTGGCCGCGCTATATCTGCCGACAGTCAACGCGGCGATCATCGACGACGGAGTCGCGCAGGGCGATACGCGCACGATCATGCGACTCGGCATGGTGATGCTGGCGGTGACGCTGGTACAGATCGCCTGCTCGATCGGCGCGGTCTACTTCGGTTCCCGGACCGGCATGGGCTTCGGCCGCGACATGCGGTCGGCGCTGTTCCACCACATCACCGGGTTCTCCGCCGAAGAGTCGTCTCGATTCGGCGCGTCGACCTTGTTGACGCGCACCACCAACGACGTTCAGCAGCTGCAGGTACTGGTCCAGATCACCTGCACCATGCTGGTGACGGCACCGATCATGTGCATAGGCGGGATCGCGATGGCGATCCACCAGGATGCGGGGTTGTCCTGGCTGCTCATCGTGAGCATGCCTGCGCTCGGCCTGGTCAATTGGTACATCGTGCGGTCGATGTTGCCGATCTTCCGCCGCATGCAACGGCTCATCGATGGCATCAACCGGGTCATGCGGGAACAGTTGTCCGGCATTCGTGTCATTCGCGCATTTACCCGGGAAACTCTGGAACGCAAGCGGTTTGGTGCGGCCGTCGCCGAGGTGTCCGAAGCGGCACTTGCCGCCGGCCGATGGCAGGCCCTGATGCTGCCCACCACTTCACTGGTCATCAACACCTCCAGCGTCGCGCTGATCTGGTTCGGCGGGCTGCGTATCGACCAGGGACAGATGCAGGTGGGCTCGCTGCTGGCCTTCTTGTCCTACTTCTTGCAGATCCTCATGTCGATGATGATGCTCACCATGTTGGCCGTCATGGTGCCGCGAGCCTCGGCGTGCGCCGAACGGATCACCGAGGTATTCGAGACAGTGGGATCGATTACCGCCCCGCCCGATCCGCTTTCCGCGGACGCATCGGATCCGACCGTTGAGTTCACCGATGCCGGCTTCCGCTATCCAGGTGCCGAACGTGCGGTATTAGAAGGAGTTTCATTCACGGCACAACCCGGAACGGTCACCGCGGTGGTCGGTGCGACGGGCTGCGGCAAGAGCACGTTGTTGTCACTGATCCCCCGCTTGCACGACGTGACCGCGGGTTCGGTACGCGTGGGCGGTAACGATGTCCGGCGATATGACCCTGAGAACCTTTGGACACTCATGGGGTTGGTTCCGCAACGCGGGTACCTGTTCTCCGGAACGGTGGAAAGCAACCTGCGCTACGGCAAGTCCGACGCTACCGAGAACGAGATGTGGGAGGCGTTACAGGTAGCGCAGGCGGCGGATTTCGTCCAAGCGCATCCTGCGGGGTTGCACATGCCGGTGTCACAGGGCGGCATCAATTTTTCCGGCGGGCAGCGTCAGCGCATAGCCATTGCGCGCGCGGTGATTCGCCGTCCGGGCATCTACCTGTTCGATGACGCGTTCTCCGCGCTGGATGTACGTACCGATGCCCGGTTACGGGAGGCGCTGCGCGCGGTCGCCGCACTGTCCACCGTGATCGTGGTGGCTCAACGGATCTCGACGGTAATCGATGCCGACCAGATCGTGGTGCTCGACAATGGTCGAGTGGCCGCGGTGGGCACCCATGCCGAGCTGGTGGACTGCTGCGGGATGTACCGGGAGATCTGCGATTCGCAGGCGGTGTCACTGGTATGA
- a CDS encoding DUF3558 domain-containing protein, which translates to MVALVVAGCSGGDKSDQPNGNEPNATAPAQTKSKGVEGPMFSECGGVSDQAMMQLTKVVGLVGTAKNSVGCVWLRGGSIVGPHFSFNWYRGSPIGRERATEERTRPSVEDIEIAGYKGFIATNGYPGTVTTLCEIGMDFGNDFIEWSINFEPGSGAPDSCDVAKQLTETSIKAAKK; encoded by the coding sequence ATGGTGGCGCTTGTGGTGGCCGGTTGTTCGGGCGGTGATAAGTCTGATCAACCCAATGGCAATGAGCCGAACGCGACAGCACCGGCGCAGACCAAGTCCAAGGGCGTCGAGGGTCCGATGTTCTCGGAATGCGGCGGTGTCAGCGATCAGGCGATGATGCAGCTGACCAAGGTCGTGGGTTTGGTGGGCACCGCCAAGAATTCGGTCGGATGTGTCTGGCTGCGCGGGGGAAGCATCGTGGGACCGCACTTCTCCTTCAACTGGTACCGAGGCAGCCCCATCGGTCGTGAACGGGCGACGGAGGAGCGGACACGCCCCAGCGTCGAGGACATCGAGATCGCCGGATACAAGGGGTTCATCGCCACCAACGGCTACCCGGGCACCGTGACCACACTGTGCGAGATCGGCATGGACTTCGGAAACGATTTCATCGAATGGTCTATCAACTTCGAGCCCGGATCCGGCGCTCCCGACTCCTGCGACGTGGCCAAGCAGCTGACCGAGACGTCGATCAAGGCGGCCAAGAAATGA
- a CDS encoding DUF3558 domain-containing protein translates to MTHRKTKSLFAAACVALVAFTSAGCGGTVDGEAVMPGRGDLGDGTPAEQKYPNLLKECDVLTTDVLAKAVDADPRDIQSTFVGALCRWQAMSKSGGLVDITRFWFETGSLEAEKATANSLKYNVQERAIQGIPSIVMKPPDQPGACGVASDAAGVVGWWVNPQGQGGDSCTQAIKLMEMTLSVNI, encoded by the coding sequence ATGACCCATCGGAAAACGAAGTCCCTGTTCGCGGCGGCGTGCGTCGCGCTGGTCGCATTCACGTCCGCAGGCTGTGGCGGCACCGTCGACGGAGAAGCGGTCATGCCCGGCCGCGGCGATCTGGGTGACGGCACGCCCGCCGAGCAGAAGTACCCCAACCTGCTCAAGGAATGCGACGTCCTCACCACCGACGTTCTGGCCAAGGCCGTCGACGCGGATCCGAGGGACATTCAGAGCACGTTTGTGGGCGCATTGTGCCGGTGGCAGGCGATGAGTAAGAGCGGTGGCCTCGTCGACATCACCCGCTTCTGGTTCGAGACGGGCAGTCTCGAAGCGGAGAAGGCCACAGCGAACAGTCTGAAATACAACGTCCAGGAACGGGCGATTCAGGGAATCCCGTCGATCGTGATGAAGCCGCCGGACCAGCCGGGCGCCTGTGGAGTTGCCAGCGACGCGGCAGGTGTTGTTGGATGGTGGGTCAACCCGCAGGGCCAAGGCGGAGACTCATGCACGCAGGCAATAAAATTGATGGAGATGACGCTGTCAGTGAACATCTGA
- a CDS encoding DUF3558 family protein has product MVLCAVLAMGMLLSSGCSGHHHEVNGHEVATSHDVRVGPGYSECGSLTTPDVMAVVRRADLRLIAKTPAGCTWSPNGSWSALPNVTLSWYRGSPIGREREGEERTRDEVRDFSAGGKSGFISSTYGMCVTALEYGDDQFFELAVTLLGAGHGTSSDACHCAMKLSTQVAEKV; this is encoded by the coding sequence ATAGTGCTGTGTGCGGTGCTGGCCATGGGAATGCTGTTGAGTTCGGGATGTTCCGGGCACCACCACGAAGTCAACGGGCATGAGGTGGCTACCTCGCATGACGTCCGGGTCGGCCCGGGGTACTCCGAGTGCGGCAGCCTCACCACACCCGATGTGATGGCCGTCGTACGCCGGGCTGACCTCAGGCTGATTGCAAAGACGCCCGCCGGATGCACCTGGTCTCCGAATGGATCGTGGAGCGCGCTCCCGAACGTCACCCTGTCCTGGTATCGCGGCAGCCCGATCGGTCGCGAGCGGGAGGGGGAGGAGCGGACGCGTGACGAGGTCAGGGACTTCTCCGCGGGAGGCAAGAGCGGTTTCATCAGTTCGACGTACGGGATGTGCGTCACCGCGCTGGAGTACGGGGACGACCAATTCTTCGAACTGGCGGTCACCCTGCTCGGTGCGGGTCACGGCACATCCTCGGACGCATGTCACTGCGCGATGAAGCTGTCCACCCAGGTGGCTGAGAAGGTCTGA
- a CDS encoding SixA phosphatase family protein gives MPDDAKRTLILMRHAKSAYPPGVDDHQRPLNLRGTRQATQAGTWLQDNFNRIDAVLCSTATRTRATLTQTGVHSQLVRFSDKLYDSTVGITLGEINAVPDSASTVLVVGHEPTTSQLALMLADTGTSNAEAANRISTKFPTSAIAVLTTRSPWSRLELGGGSLTKFHVPR, from the coding sequence ATGCCGGATGACGCCAAGCGCACCCTGATCTTGATGCGGCATGCGAAGTCGGCGTATCCGCCAGGAGTCGACGACCACCAGCGCCCGCTGAATCTGCGTGGTACGCGACAAGCCACCCAGGCCGGAACGTGGCTGCAAGACAATTTCAATCGGATCGACGCGGTGCTGTGTTCAACCGCTACCCGGACCCGCGCGACGTTGACTCAAACCGGGGTACACAGCCAGCTCGTCAGATTCAGCGACAAACTCTACGACTCAACGGTGGGAATCACCCTCGGCGAGATCAACGCGGTACCGGATTCCGCGAGCACGGTGCTCGTCGTCGGGCATGAACCCACCACTTCGCAGCTGGCACTCATGCTCGCCGACACCGGTACCAGCAATGCAGAGGCCGCGAACCGGATCTCCACCAAGTTTCCGACCTCCGCAATCGCGGTGCTCACCACTCGGTCGCCGTGGTCACGGCTCGAATTAGGCGGCGGATCGCTCACCAAGTTCCACGTGCCGCGCTAG
- a CDS encoding metallophosphoesterase family protein codes for MKFLHTADWQLGMTRHFLAGEAQPQYSAARREAIASLGEVAVAQGCDFMVVCGDVFESNQLAPRVISQALEVMRGVGVDIYLLPGNHDPLDAASVYTSELFLAEKPANVHVLDTAGVHRVAAGVELVAVPWRSKAPTHDLVAEQLQALPVDGTRRIVVAHGGVDALDPDPTKPALIALKAVEDAIARGAVHYVALGDKHSRTQVGSTGRVWYSGAPEVTNYDDVESDPGHALVVGLDESGAVQVDAHHVGRWRFVTLRRSVDNARDIADLGLNLELLPDKERTVVRLGLTGTLSVTDNAVLEECLDKYTRLFASMRMWERHTDIAVVPADGEFSDLGVGGFAESAIAELKEMAAAGGSSSADAQGALSLLLRLTSSAGRGGSAKGGAVARGSAA; via the coding sequence GTGAAGTTCCTGCACACCGCTGACTGGCAGCTCGGCATGACCCGGCATTTCCTTGCCGGCGAAGCTCAGCCGCAGTATTCAGCCGCGCGTAGGGAGGCTATCGCCTCCCTTGGTGAGGTTGCTGTGGCACAGGGTTGCGACTTCATGGTGGTGTGTGGAGATGTCTTCGAGTCCAACCAGCTGGCCCCGCGCGTCATCAGTCAGGCGCTGGAGGTGATGCGTGGCGTCGGGGTGGATATCTATCTGCTGCCCGGCAACCACGATCCCCTGGACGCCGCCTCGGTGTACACCAGTGAGCTGTTCCTGGCCGAGAAGCCCGCGAACGTCCACGTCCTCGATACCGCGGGCGTGCATCGGGTGGCTGCCGGTGTCGAGCTGGTCGCGGTGCCGTGGCGTTCCAAGGCGCCCACGCATGATCTGGTGGCCGAACAGCTGCAGGCTCTGCCCGTTGACGGCACCCGCCGCATCGTGGTGGCCCACGGTGGTGTGGATGCGCTGGACCCCGACCCGACGAAACCGGCGCTCATCGCGCTGAAGGCCGTCGAGGACGCCATCGCCCGCGGCGCGGTCCATTACGTGGCGTTGGGGGACAAGCATTCCCGGACCCAGGTGGGATCCACCGGGCGGGTCTGGTACTCGGGGGCGCCCGAGGTCACCAACTACGACGATGTCGAATCCGATCCGGGACATGCTCTTGTGGTGGGCCTGGACGAATCGGGTGCGGTGCAGGTGGATGCCCATCATGTGGGCAGATGGCGGTTCGTGACGTTGCGGCGGTCGGTGGACAACGCGCGCGATATCGCCGATCTCGGACTGAACCTCGAACTGCTGCCCGACAAGGAGCGCACGGTGGTGCGTCTGGGGCTCACCGGCACGCTCAGCGTGACCGATAACGCCGTGCTGGAAGAGTGCTTGGACAAGTACACGCGGCTTTTCGCCAGCATGCGGATGTGGGAGCGGCATACCGATATTGCGGTGGTGCCCGCCGATGGAGAGTTCAGTGACCTCGGTGTCGGTGGTTTCGCTGAGTCCGCGATCGCCGAGCTGAAGGAGATGGCGGCCGCGGGCGGGTCGTCGTCGGCGGATGCCCAGGGCGCCCTGTCGCTGTTACTGCGCCTCACGTCCAGTGCCGGGCGTGGCGGCTCGGCCAAGGGCGGCGCGGTGGCACGAGGGTCAGCGGCGTGA
- a CDS encoding AAA family ATPase yields MKLHRLSVTNYRGIAHRDITFPDRGVVVVSGANEIGKTSMIEALDLLIESKDRSTKKDVKQVKPTFADVGSEIEAEISCGPYRFVYRKRFHKRAETHLTVIEPRREQLSGDEAHQRVLDMLDQSIDMNLWKAQRVLQSAGAGVLDLSSSDALTRALDLAAGQSVALSGSEPDLVERIDAEYALYFTATGRPTGEWAKAGVRLTAAEDALAVANAAVAEVEQQVREHDELTRELASVIADRAEVSRRLVPLEQASQAVSTLMQQRDNAAVVAEAAQAAAVAAQTKRDERAQLVADIQARRAGIDGLAEQVSAAKEAHAEAQQVAEAAEVAAARMAQAVEATRTQLHSARDTLDRALARDEVDGLAARVSRIDLATRQLTTAGAELSALAITAQTLGAIEAAARTVGMAEVALDTASAQVEVRALADVDITVDGRQLRVAAGEQWASAATDTVEITAPGVAVTRIIPGANAAQLRGNLDAAREALTGALAAAGVADVGEAHKQHERRTELNAERDRLTALLDGLMGSESLDALREKLSRLRELAPEADGLWDAIDPAQARAEVARLVAEVERLQTEEVTHRHATQVANQKLAEKSTEAMVLREKQGARAEELAAVEQRLAQVRASASDDLLTERHEQAVQAADLTARRITDLMGQLAALEADRVRAELGEVSARAQGLDQQHESLRHRLRDISVRLEVFGRQGRKDQLDAAASEREYAATEFARIGAKARAVDTLRSVMLRHRDGMRLRYVDPFRAELERLGRMVFGPTFEVDVDSDLSIRSRTLEGRTVPYESLSGGAKEQLGIVARLASAALVAPQDAVPVIIDDALGFTDSDRLERMGEVFGAVGTEAQVIVLTCSPDRYHSVTGAQRISLSA; encoded by the coding sequence GTGAAGCTGCACCGCCTTTCGGTCACCAACTATCGCGGAATAGCTCATCGCGACATCACTTTTCCCGATCGCGGTGTTGTGGTGGTCAGCGGAGCGAATGAGATCGGCAAGACGTCCATGATCGAGGCGCTGGACCTGCTGATCGAATCCAAGGATCGTTCCACCAAGAAGGACGTCAAGCAGGTCAAGCCCACGTTTGCCGACGTAGGCTCCGAGATTGAAGCCGAGATCAGCTGTGGCCCCTATCGATTCGTGTATCGGAAGCGTTTTCACAAGCGCGCCGAGACGCATCTGACGGTCATCGAGCCACGCCGCGAACAGCTCTCCGGAGATGAGGCGCATCAGCGGGTGCTGGACATGCTGGATCAGTCCATCGACATGAACTTGTGGAAGGCGCAGCGGGTTCTGCAGTCGGCGGGTGCAGGTGTACTCGATCTGTCGTCGAGCGATGCGCTTACCCGCGCACTGGATCTTGCTGCCGGACAATCGGTTGCGCTGTCCGGTAGCGAGCCCGATTTGGTGGAGCGGATCGACGCCGAGTACGCGCTGTACTTCACCGCGACCGGGCGTCCCACCGGTGAATGGGCCAAGGCCGGTGTCCGGCTGACCGCCGCCGAGGATGCGCTTGCCGTCGCCAACGCGGCCGTGGCCGAGGTCGAGCAACAGGTTCGTGAGCACGACGAGCTGACTCGGGAGCTGGCCTCCGTCATTGCCGACCGTGCCGAGGTGAGTCGTCGGCTGGTTCCGTTGGAGCAGGCCTCTCAAGCCGTTTCGACCTTGATGCAACAACGCGATAACGCAGCCGTAGTCGCTGAGGCGGCGCAGGCCGCGGCGGTGGCAGCACAGACCAAACGTGACGAGCGGGCCCAACTGGTCGCGGATATCCAGGCCCGTCGCGCCGGAATCGATGGGCTCGCCGAGCAGGTGTCGGCCGCGAAGGAAGCGCACGCTGAAGCGCAACAGGTAGCAGAGGCGGCCGAGGTTGCCGCGGCCCGGATGGCCCAGGCGGTCGAGGCTACCCGTACTCAATTGCATTCGGCCCGCGACACTTTGGACCGCGCACTGGCCCGGGATGAGGTGGATGGACTGGCGGCCCGGGTGTCGCGTATCGACCTCGCTACCCGGCAGTTGACCACGGCCGGTGCGGAACTTTCGGCACTGGCCATCACCGCACAGACCCTTGGCGCTATCGAGGCCGCCGCGCGAACCGTGGGCATGGCAGAGGTGGCTCTGGACACCGCTTCGGCGCAGGTGGAGGTTCGCGCGCTCGCCGATGTCGACATCACCGTGGATGGCCGCCAGCTGCGGGTTGCGGCCGGGGAGCAATGGGCAAGTGCGGCCACCGATACCGTCGAGATCACCGCTCCCGGTGTGGCAGTCACCCGAATCATTCCGGGGGCCAACGCCGCGCAGCTGCGTGGAAACCTCGATGCGGCTCGCGAGGCGCTCACCGGCGCATTGGCGGCTGCTGGTGTAGCCGATGTCGGTGAGGCCCATAAGCAGCATGAGCGGCGGACCGAGCTGAATGCCGAACGCGACCGGTTGACGGCACTGCTCGATGGGCTGATGGGCTCCGAGAGCCTTGATGCACTGCGCGAGAAGCTGAGCCGCTTGCGCGAGTTGGCACCGGAGGCCGACGGTCTGTGGGATGCGATCGATCCGGCGCAGGCTCGCGCAGAGGTCGCCCGGTTGGTGGCCGAGGTGGAGCGCCTGCAGACTGAAGAGGTCACCCACCGCCACGCCACCCAGGTCGCCAATCAGAAACTTGCCGAGAAGTCCACCGAGGCAATGGTATTGCGAGAGAAGCAGGGCGCCCGCGCCGAAGAGTTGGCCGCCGTGGAGCAGCGCCTGGCCCAGGTTCGGGCATCGGCTTCCGACGATCTGCTCACCGAACGCCATGAGCAGGCGGTCCAAGCGGCAGACCTGACCGCTCGCCGCATCACCGATCTGATGGGTCAGTTGGCCGCGCTCGAGGCTGATCGGGTACGCGCCGAACTCGGCGAGGTCTCCGCGCGAGCACAGGGGCTGGATCAGCAGCACGAGTCGTTGCGTCATCGGCTACGCGATATCTCGGTGCGCCTGGAAGTGTTCGGCAGGCAGGGCCGTAAGGACCAGCTGGATGCCGCTGCTTCCGAGCGTGAATATGCGGCAACGGAATTCGCCCGGATCGGGGCGAAGGCCCGAGCCGTCGACACTCTGCGATCGGTGATGTTGCGGCATCGGGACGGCATGAGATTGCGTTATGTCGACCCATTCCGTGCGGAGCTGGAGCGGTTGGGGCGCATGGTCTTCGGCCCCACCTTCGAAGTGGACGTCGACAGCGATCTGAGTATTCGCAGCCGGACGCTAGAAGGCCGAACGGTGCCCTACGAGTCGCTATCGGGTGGCGCGAAGGAACAACTGGGCATCGTCGCGCGACTGGCGAGTGCCGCGTTGGTGGCTCCGCAGGATGCGGTGCCGGTCATCATCGATGACGCGCTGGGATTCACCGACAGCGACAGGCTGGAGCGCATGGGAGAGGTGTTCGGCGCGGTGGGCACGGAGGCGCAGGTGATCGTGCTGACCTGCAGCCCCGACCGTTATCACTCGGTCACCGGGGCGCAGCGAATCAGCCTGTCGGCCTGA
- a CDS encoding acyl-CoA dehydrogenase family protein produces MPLRFWVIQSDAANGHAAYNEDMTSAPSVLEIRALPGTETYRNLLTQVADGARERDLDDENPFDQVRLLKEAGIGRLRIPVELGGAGLSVRQLFSTIIDIAQADPIVAHIFRTHFWFVEERLRTLSDPTSAAWLTKVNEGNLFANAFSEKGTLAVGSLVFNTRLLPAGDGYRLNGEKFYSTGTLFADYLTVTATTDHDSIASVIVPGDRDGVRLVDDWDGFGQRRTGTGTTIFTQVDVAGNEILSDTPYDAAPVPTTQYASLQLYILAIVAGVLRSVVDDGAALLRSRQRNFSHALTERPVDDPLLQRTLGELSATAFAAEATVLAAADAIDAATASLRDGVPDAQLAEEAQLAVAKAKVHIDAVALDAATKLLDLGGASASSRSRNLDRHWRNIRTISLHNPVHYKARVIGQNLLHGTPLPANAYF; encoded by the coding sequence TTGCCGCTTCGGTTCTGGGTGATTCAAAGCGATGCCGCCAATGGGCATGCTGCGTACAACGAAGATATGACCTCCGCTCCGTCAGTCCTCGAAATCCGCGCACTGCCCGGCACCGAGACCTACCGGAATCTGCTCACCCAGGTCGCCGACGGGGCACGAGAACGTGACCTTGACGACGAGAATCCCTTTGACCAGGTTCGGCTGCTCAAGGAGGCAGGGATCGGTCGGCTGCGTATCCCGGTAGAACTGGGCGGCGCAGGACTTTCTGTGCGGCAACTCTTTTCCACCATCATCGATATCGCGCAGGCCGACCCCATCGTCGCGCACATCTTCCGCACTCACTTCTGGTTCGTCGAGGAACGGCTGCGCACGCTTTCCGATCCCACGTCGGCCGCCTGGCTGACGAAGGTGAACGAAGGCAACCTGTTCGCCAATGCATTCAGCGAGAAGGGGACTTTGGCCGTCGGAAGTCTGGTGTTCAACACCCGTCTACTGCCGGCCGGTGATGGATATCGGTTGAATGGCGAGAAGTTCTACAGCACCGGGACCTTGTTCGCGGACTACCTGACGGTCACCGCAACCACCGACCACGATTCGATCGCATCGGTCATCGTCCCCGGCGATCGCGACGGGGTGCGGCTGGTGGACGACTGGGATGGATTCGGCCAGCGACGCACTGGTACGGGCACCACGATCTTTACTCAGGTCGATGTCGCTGGCAACGAAATCCTTTCCGACACACCGTATGACGCGGCCCCGGTGCCCACCACGCAGTATGCGTCGTTGCAGCTCTACATCCTGGCGATTGTCGCCGGAGTGCTGCGGTCAGTCGTAGATGACGGTGCGGCACTGCTGCGTTCCCGGCAGCGCAACTTCAGTCATGCTCTCACCGAACGTCCGGTCGATGATCCGTTGTTGCAACGCACCCTGGGCGAACTCAGCGCAACCGCGTTCGCGGCCGAGGCCACGGTTCTCGCCGCGGCCGATGCCATTGATGCCGCCACCGCGTCCTTGCGCGATGGAGTTCCCGATGCGCAGCTCGCCGAGGAAGCCCAACTGGCGGTCGCCAAGGCCAAGGTGCACATCGATGCCGTCGCACTCGACGCCGCAACGAAGCTGCTGGACCTGGGTGGTGCCAGCGCCTCCAGCCGGAGCCGAAATCTGGACCGGCACTGGCGGAACATCCGGACCATCAGCCTGCATAATCCGGTGCACTACAAGGCCCGGGTGATCGGCCAGAACCTGCTGCACGGCACGCCGCTTCCGGCGAACGCGTATTTCTGA
- a CDS encoding VanZ family protein encodes MIRIVHSWFPCFRWLTLVCALTIACLLLFTPGSAVPSGPPGADKVVHFLIFGMLAVSSRFARIDEKFTLAWVLTFAACSEVIQALWVPRRDGSLLDVLADAVGMLTGLWLWQKIRPAHRRQSASE; translated from the coding sequence ATGATTCGCATAGTTCATTCGTGGTTTCCATGCTTTCGCTGGCTCACCCTGGTGTGTGCTTTGACGATCGCGTGCCTGCTGTTGTTCACACCCGGCAGCGCAGTTCCGTCCGGACCGCCTGGGGCGGACAAGGTGGTGCATTTTCTGATTTTCGGGATGTTGGCGGTGTCCTCGCGATTCGCAAGGATCGACGAGAAGTTCACACTGGCCTGGGTTCTGACCTTCGCTGCGTGTTCAGAGGTTATTCAGGCACTGTGGGTTCCGCGCCGGGACGGAAGTCTGCTTGATGTGCTTGCCGATGCGGTCGGCATGCTTACGGGACTCTGGCTGTGGCAGAAGATTCGTCCTGCGCACCGGCGGCAGTCGGCTTCGGAATGA
- a CDS encoding TetR family transcriptional regulator, whose translation MRHSRAEKKLHTRRALLDGTLDLLKVRGFAAVSLREVAKSAGLVPTAFYRHFESMEDLGTVLAEESVRALRDTFRQARREVGSDNPAKILGLMVDRVSEHANNFRFLVRERHGGSPQVRRAINNEMRMLTNDVVVELARNPATNHHTTEDLEIAAELIAGSILNTIGMLVDTDHPTDADAQAALNRALRQLDLVTSGLAHTGSVTTVIPKPTAAGAQDESSATARVP comes from the coding sequence ATGCGACATAGTCGTGCTGAAAAGAAGCTGCATACCCGTCGCGCGTTGCTCGACGGGACCTTGGATCTGCTCAAGGTGCGTGGCTTCGCCGCCGTGAGCCTGCGCGAGGTGGCCAAATCCGCGGGTTTGGTTCCCACGGCGTTCTATCGGCATTTCGAATCGATGGAGGACCTGGGCACGGTCCTGGCCGAAGAGAGCGTTCGTGCGCTTCGTGACACCTTCCGTCAGGCCCGGCGCGAGGTGGGCAGTGACAACCCTGCCAAAATTCTCGGACTCATGGTCGACCGGGTGAGCGAGCATGCGAACAACTTCCGGTTTCTGGTGCGTGAACGTCATGGCGGCTCGCCGCAGGTTCGACGTGCCATCAACAACGAGATGCGCATGCTCACCAACGATGTCGTGGTCGAGCTCGCGCGCAATCCCGCAACGAACCACCACACCACCGAAGATCTCGAGATCGCTGCCGAACTCATCGCCGGCTCGATTCTCAACACCATCGGCATGCTGGTGGACACCGATCACCCCACCGATGCCGATGCGCAGGCGGCCCTCAATCGCGCGTTGCGCCAGCTAGACCTGGTCACCAGCGGGCTGGCTCACACCGGCAGCGTCACGACCGTCATTCCGAAGCCGACTGCCGCCGGTGCGCAGGACGAATCTTCTGCCACAGCCAGAGTCCCGTAA